The following are encoded in a window of Aerococcus sanguinicola genomic DNA:
- a CDS encoding ABC transporter permease produces MDLIVSSISQGLMWSILAIGVYLTFRILDIADLSAEGSFPLGAAVCAKLIVSGVHPLIATLAAFLAGLVAGLVNGFMINKMHIPALLSGILTMTGLYSINLRIMGQANIPLLGEANIMESFQATGMNPTLASLIIALIFLAVVIMALVIFMNTEYGLTLRATGDNPLMAEANGVKTDQMKLVGLMLSNGLIALSGAIICQNNGYADIAMGTGTIVIGLAAIIIGEVLRRNLTFGKRLITIAIGAVIYRLIIDFIMQQQFLPVLPSDIKVLSSIALAIILYAPHAKASFANRQASAK; encoded by the coding sequence ATGGATTTAATTGTTTCAAGTATTTCACAGGGACTCATGTGGTCCATTCTTGCAATTGGGGTCTATTTGACCTTCCGCATTTTAGATATTGCCGACTTGTCAGCTGAGGGGAGTTTCCCCTTGGGTGCGGCGGTCTGCGCCAAGTTAATTGTTTCGGGAGTCCATCCGTTGATCGCTACCCTTGCTGCTTTCTTAGCGGGCTTAGTGGCAGGCTTGGTCAATGGCTTTATGATTAATAAGATGCATATTCCAGCTTTGCTTTCCGGGATCCTAACCATGACGGGGCTTTATTCCATTAACTTGCGGATCATGGGGCAGGCCAATATTCCTTTACTAGGGGAGGCCAATATCATGGAGTCTTTCCAAGCGACGGGGATGAATCCTACCTTGGCTTCTTTAATCATTGCCTTAATTTTCCTAGCAGTTGTTATTATGGCTCTGGTGATCTTTATGAATACCGAATATGGTTTGACGCTCCGGGCGACTGGGGATAACCCGCTCATGGCAGAAGCCAATGGGGTCAAAACGGACCAAATGAAGTTAGTGGGCTTGATGCTCTCTAACGGTTTGATTGCCTTATCAGGAGCGATTATCTGCCAGAATAACGGCTATGCGGATATTGCCATGGGGACCGGGACGATTGTTATTGGTTTAGCCGCTATTATTATTGGGGAAGTGCTCCGCCGCAACCTCACTTTCGGCAAACGTTTAATCACCATTGCGATTGGAGCTGTGATTTACCGCTTGATTATTGATTTCATCATGCAGCAACAATTCCTGCCTGTTCTTCCCAGCGATATCAAGGTGCTTTCATCCATCGCGCTCGCTATTATTCTCTATGCCCCCCATGCCAAGGCCAGTTTCGCGAACCGGCAAGCCAGTGCTAAGTAA
- a CDS encoding L-cystine transporter, producing the protein MQVIITLLIFVALCLVLNQMSRKHVKYSNRVFTGLGLGIVFGLLIQFILGAESEVTAEIMDWIDIVGKGYINFLQMLVIPLVMVSMIRAFTKLDHEQSNLGKIGTGVIGTLLITVAIAAFIAIATGVLFNLDGAEFARGATENARIDQLVERNSEIADLTIPETIRSFIPVNVFADMAGSRSTSTIAVVIFSVFVGAAYLGGRRHHPEEAEIFEKIINSLHAIVSRLVTLVLRIAPYGIFALMTKALATSSISTIQTMATFIVACYVALIVMFIIHMIILVLFGINPIQYLKKAANVLIFAFTARSSAGSLPLNIQTQTEALGVDTPTANFSATFGLSIGQNGCVGIYPVMLAVIAAPAAGMSFSDPSTWITIIAAATITSIGVSGAGGGATFGSLILFGMLGLPIEVIGLMVSIEPIVDMGRTALNVNDSIIAGTVTSKAMGNMNQTIFNDNEALVEPEDDVDR; encoded by the coding sequence TTGCAAGTTATTATTACTTTACTCATATTTGTTGCGCTCTGCCTGGTCCTCAACCAGATGAGCCGCAAGCACGTTAAATATTCCAACCGCGTCTTCACCGGTCTGGGCTTAGGGATCGTCTTTGGACTCCTGATCCAATTCATCCTAGGCGCTGAGAGTGAGGTCACTGCGGAAATTATGGACTGGATTGATATTGTCGGCAAGGGCTACATCAACTTCCTACAAATGTTGGTTATCCCACTGGTAATGGTTTCCATGATCCGGGCCTTTACCAAGCTCGACCACGAACAATCCAACCTCGGTAAGATCGGGACAGGCGTTATCGGAACTCTACTCATTACCGTTGCGATTGCCGCATTCATCGCTATCGCAACCGGAGTCCTCTTCAATTTAGATGGGGCCGAATTTGCCCGGGGCGCTACTGAGAATGCCCGGATTGACCAATTAGTAGAGCGTAATTCGGAAATCGCTGATTTAACCATCCCTGAAACCATCCGTTCCTTCATTCCGGTGAATGTCTTCGCGGATATGGCGGGTAGCCGGTCAACTTCGACTATCGCTGTTGTTATCTTCTCTGTCTTTGTGGGGGCTGCCTATCTCGGTGGGCGCCGCCACCATCCAGAAGAAGCTGAAATCTTTGAAAAGATTATCAACAGCCTCCATGCCATTGTTTCTCGTTTAGTCACCCTGGTCCTTCGCATTGCGCCATACGGGATCTTCGCTCTGATGACCAAGGCCCTAGCGACTTCAAGTATTTCAACCATCCAAACTATGGCAACCTTCATTGTAGCTTGTTATGTGGCCTTGATCGTGATGTTTATCATCCACATGATCATCCTTGTCCTCTTTGGGATTAACCCCATCCAATATCTCAAAAAGGCTGCCAATGTCTTGATCTTTGCCTTCACGGCTCGGTCAAGTGCAGGTTCCCTGCCCCTAAACATTCAGACACAAACCGAAGCTTTGGGTGTGGATACACCAACTGCTAACTTCTCAGCTACCTTTGGCCTATCCATCGGTCAGAACGGTTGTGTGGGGATTTACCCTGTTATGTTAGCCGTTATCGCAGCACCAGCTGCCGGCATGTCCTTCTCTGACCCAAGTACCTGGATTACCATCATTGCAGCAGCTACCATCACCTCTATCGGGGTATCTGGTGCAGGTGGTGGGGCCACATTCGGCTCCCTCATTCTCTTTGGTATGTTAGGACTCCCTATCGAAGTTATCGGGCTCATGGTTTCTATTGAACCGATCGTTGACATGGGACGTACCGCCCTTAATGTCAACGACTCCATTATCGCTGGAACCGTGACCTCTAAGGCTATGGGCAACATGAACCAAACCATCTTCAATGATAATGAAGCCCTGGTTGAACCAGAAGATGATGTTGACCGTTAA
- the aroQ gene encoding type II 3-dehydroquinate dehydratase: MKFLILNGPNLNFLGIREPAIYGHASLKQIESDLDQSFDHELSFFQSNHEGALIDRLQEAYYEKIDGIVFNPGAFTHYSYALHDALTSIQIPCVEVHLSAIQQRESFRQTSVIAPACIGQISGFGKDSYALGLEALLKHLEE; this comes from the coding sequence ATGAAATTCTTAATTCTTAACGGCCCCAATCTCAATTTCTTAGGCATTCGGGAACCAGCTATCTATGGCCATGCTAGTCTCAAGCAAATTGAAAGTGATTTAGACCAAAGCTTTGACCATGAGCTCAGCTTCTTCCAGAGCAACCATGAAGGCGCCTTGATCGACCGCCTGCAAGAAGCTTATTACGAAAAGATCGATGGGATTGTTTTTAACCCGGGTGCTTTCACCCACTACTCTTATGCCCTCCACGATGCGCTCACCAGCATCCAAATCCCTTGTGTGGAAGTCCACCTCTCAGCCATCCAACAAAGAGAGAGCTTCCGTCAGACCTCAGTTATTGCCCCTGCCTGCATCGGCCAGATTTCAGGCTTCGGTAAGGACAGCTACGCCCTGGGCCTAGAAGCCCTGCTTAAACATTTGGAGGAATAA
- a CDS encoding prephenate dehydrogenase, protein MKIVIVGLGAIGSSFAQALTQAGYQEIRGIDQNPETCLKAEELGIVKTAQTEDDQALSQADLIFITLHPQAVAPYVESKQDLFKSTCLLTDVTGIKRDVMDQVEAILRPDLDFIYAHPMRGSEKAGIAGLNSAQFRGANALLVVSQRNQESHLELIEALYRAMGFQEVSRVDAESHDRAIAYVSQLMHVLAVAAVNSAPNCEDTVQFAGNSFQELTRIADVNAPLWTDLFLHNQDYLLESIEAFEKELVRVKTALKNKDSDQLQDAFQASTQQRREWYVD, encoded by the coding sequence ATGAAAATTGTCATTGTCGGTCTGGGAGCGATCGGGTCTTCCTTTGCCCAAGCCTTGACCCAAGCAGGCTACCAAGAAATCCGCGGCATCGACCAGAATCCAGAGACCTGTCTCAAAGCTGAAGAATTAGGGATTGTAAAGACTGCCCAAACGGAGGATGACCAAGCCCTCAGCCAAGCTGACCTCATCTTTATCACCCTCCACCCCCAAGCGGTCGCCCCCTATGTTGAAAGCAAGCAGGACCTCTTCAAGTCGACCTGCCTCTTGACGGACGTTACAGGGATTAAGCGGGACGTTATGGACCAAGTCGAAGCCATTCTCCGCCCTGACTTAGACTTCATCTATGCCCATCCGATGCGAGGGAGTGAAAAGGCAGGGATCGCCGGCCTCAATAGTGCCCAATTCCGGGGAGCCAACGCCCTACTCGTCGTTAGCCAAAGAAACCAGGAGAGCCACCTCGAATTGATCGAAGCCCTCTACCGGGCCATGGGCTTCCAGGAGGTCAGCCGGGTGGATGCCGAAAGCCATGACCGGGCCATAGCCTATGTGAGCCAGCTCATGCACGTCCTCGCCGTTGCTGCGGTAAATTCCGCCCCTAACTGTGAGGACACCGTGCAGTTCGCGGGCAATAGCTTCCAAGAACTGACCCGGATTGCGGACGTCAATGCGCCCCTATGGACAGACCTCTTCCTCCACAACCAGGACTACTTACTGGAAAGCATCGAAGCCTTCGAAAAAGAACTGGTCCGCGTCAAAACAGCCCTAAAGAACAAAGACTCTGACCAGCTCCAAGACGCCTTCCAAGCATCCACCCAGCAAAGAAGAGAATGGTATGTGGACTAA
- a CDS encoding G5 domain-containing protein: protein MKNKETLSFRKVNLGLASVALAGFLAANPQVVEATGTADTGAATATTTAGTAEPTTAPSADASNAGYQIQDPQEAEKTLELVRNTRNTYYDDETVPFAGTSLKDYVTKQGLTKEQYINDIRYDRMNEKDAYIRAEETAIHGKLDHKGPDGVSEPQYHNSNAWGENLSFGRNSVEADFEAWTTAELPALKSANGKFTGENGHLYQILNPFNISFGYGRFSKNAPGVDASKYKNAYDPISALTLSMKPGDTDYPAGKLEKEKKTEPIPFEVERIEDSTLEKGKNIVKQEGEDGLRDSTGVVIRQPKNKIILVGTKEPEKTTTPVTPGPQPEPIPEPTPTPEPSPTPKLEPTPGPNTQPNQEPKQDPQATDPANEGPIATTTPLEEPDQKPDPSQPTGPVNTQPTNTNTPNTDPKKESPSRPVVKPTSTSPSAPSKPSSTSPSAVAPMNTEPTEVNPSAVAPSQDKDPVAPVEDQTPVSAVKPGQSLAKPGKQETKPGKVSALVPKEAKQGQAQASQVKSQSAHSVLPKTGAVAVSFTGFGLALVAAGAALLKRRK, encoded by the coding sequence ATGAAGAATAAAGAAACACTCTCATTTCGTAAAGTTAATCTTGGCCTCGCTTCTGTAGCTCTTGCTGGCTTCCTCGCAGCTAACCCGCAAGTGGTTGAAGCGACTGGAACAGCTGATACAGGCGCTGCGACTGCCACCACAACGGCGGGAACTGCAGAACCCACAACTGCTCCAAGTGCTGATGCTAGCAATGCAGGCTACCAAATCCAAGATCCTCAAGAAGCTGAGAAAACTTTAGAACTCGTCCGCAACACTCGTAATACTTATTATGACGATGAAACAGTTCCTTTTGCAGGCACTTCACTGAAAGACTACGTGACTAAGCAAGGCCTGACCAAGGAACAGTATATTAATGACATCCGCTATGACCGGATGAATGAAAAGGATGCCTATATCCGGGCAGAAGAAACAGCCATCCATGGTAAGCTTGACCATAAGGGACCAGATGGCGTAAGTGAGCCCCAATACCATAATAGTAATGCTTGGGGTGAAAATCTGAGCTTTGGTCGCAATTCTGTCGAAGCAGATTTTGAAGCTTGGACCACTGCAGAATTGCCTGCCTTGAAGTCGGCTAATGGGAAATTCACAGGGGAAAATGGTCACCTTTATCAAATCTTAAATCCATTTAATATTTCCTTCGGTTATGGTAGATTCTCAAAAAATGCTCCAGGTGTCGATGCTTCTAAATACAAGAACGCATATGATCCAATCAGCGCTCTGACCTTATCTATGAAACCTGGCGATACCGATTATCCAGCTGGTAAACTTGAAAAAGAGAAAAAAACTGAGCCTATTCCTTTTGAAGTGGAAAGAATTGAAGATTCAACACTTGAAAAAGGTAAAAATATCGTTAAACAAGAAGGTGAGGATGGTTTAAGAGATTCGACGGGTGTTGTTATTCGTCAACCGAAAAATAAAATCATTTTAGTTGGTACTAAGGAACCTGAAAAAACAACGACACCTGTTACACCGGGCCCTCAACCAGAGCCAATACCTGAACCAACTCCAACGCCAGAACCAAGCCCAACACCAAAATTAGAACCAACTCCAGGACCAAATACACAACCAAATCAAGAACCGAAACAGGATCCACAAGCAACTGACCCAGCTAATGAAGGCCCAATAGCTACAACGACACCGCTTGAGGAACCAGATCAGAAGCCGGACCCAAGCCAACCAACTGGTCCAGTTAACACCCAGCCAACAAATACTAACACACCAAACACGGATCCAAAGAAGGAAAGCCCAAGTCGACCTGTAGTTAAACCAACCTCTACAAGTCCAAGTGCACCAAGTAAACCTTCTTCTACGTCCCCTAGTGCGGTAGCTCCTATGAACACAGAGCCTACAGAAGTTAATCCTTCCGCTGTTGCTCCAAGTCAAGACAAAGACCCAGTAGCGCCAGTAGAAGACCAAACGCCTGTAAGTGCAGTTAAGCCAGGTCAGTCACTTGCTAAGCCTGGAAAACAGGAAACTAAGCCAGGGAAAGTCTCTGCTCTTGTACCTAAGGAAGCCAAGCAAGGTCAAGCTCAGGCTAGCCAAGTTAAATCCCAATCAGCGCATTCTGTTCTACCTAAGACAGGGGCAGTTGCTGTGTCCTTTACAGGCTTTGGCCTTGCCCTAGTCGCAGCTGGTGCTGCTTTGTTGAAACGCCGCAAATAA
- the aroE gene encoding shikimate dehydrogenase: MEFYGLFGYPLGHSLSPEIHQIIYEEAQIEAAYKLFEVPEESLSQALEALKTLDIRGANVTIPYKQALFPYLDELSETAKKLDAVNTIKQVDGKLKAYNTDYDGIHLSFERRHWQTQGKAAYVLGTGGAAQAMGHYLTDHGAQVHLVSRHPDQHQDKPWPCLSYAELEILRGDFLVNCTPVGMYPKTQASPLEAHDLDRFDHIFDTIYNPYESQLLSDAKAAGKAYCNGLDMLVGQAIRSVEIWEDQHFSKDQVERILARVKKGFNHDPA; this comes from the coding sequence ATGGAATTTTATGGCTTATTTGGCTACCCCTTGGGCCATAGTCTATCCCCAGAGATCCACCAGATTATATATGAAGAAGCCCAGATTGAAGCGGCTTACAAACTCTTTGAAGTTCCCGAAGAAAGTCTCAGCCAAGCCTTAGAAGCGCTGAAGACTTTAGATATCCGTGGCGCCAATGTCACCATCCCCTATAAGCAGGCCCTCTTCCCCTATCTGGATGAGCTGTCTGAAACTGCGAAAAAATTGGATGCTGTCAATACCATTAAGCAAGTCGACGGTAAACTCAAGGCCTATAATACGGATTATGATGGCATCCACCTATCTTTTGAACGCCGCCATTGGCAGACTCAAGGGAAAGCCGCCTATGTCCTAGGAACAGGAGGGGCTGCCCAGGCGATGGGCCATTATCTGACGGACCACGGCGCCCAAGTCCACCTGGTATCCAGACATCCCGACCAGCACCAGGACAAGCCCTGGCCTTGCCTTTCCTATGCTGAGCTTGAGATCCTAAGAGGCGACTTCCTGGTCAATTGTACACCTGTCGGCATGTATCCGAAGACCCAGGCCTCCCCGCTGGAAGCGCATGACCTCGACCGCTTTGACCATATCTTCGATACCATCTATAACCCTTATGAAAGCCAGCTCTTAAGTGATGCCAAAGCAGCCGGCAAGGCCTACTGTAACGGCCTGGACATGTTAGTCGGCCAAGCCATCCGCTCCGTCGAAATCTGGGAAGACCAGCATTTCTCTAAGGACCAGGTGGAGCGTATTTTAGCCCGTGTAAAGAAAGGATTTAACCATGACCCAGCCTAA
- a CDS encoding ABC transporter substrate-binding protein codes for MNKKIRAILGLGLVGLSLAGCSQGGQDGQKEIGIIQYGEHQALNNAREGFVEGLEEAGFKDGETIHIDYQNAQADQSNLNSIAQNMKGRKDLTFAIATPAAQAALNADKQTPVLFTAVTDAVSANLVKSLDQPGTNASGTSDIAPVEKAVDLLLTIDPSIKTVGMPYNSSEVNSEIQFKAFKDYAESKGLKVEAQTVTTTNEVQSAVTALAKRVDGICLPTDNTIAQTIPTIGSVVREAKVPTIGAESAHLEGCLATYGVNYKDLGRQTAEMAVKILKDGADVSQIPVEKAKDYELVINEAMAKDLGIDPAQIKKGE; via the coding sequence ATGAATAAGAAAATACGCGCTATTTTAGGACTAGGCTTAGTCGGCCTATCTCTGGCTGGATGTAGCCAGGGCGGTCAAGACGGACAAAAAGAGATTGGGATTATCCAATATGGGGAACACCAAGCCCTCAACAATGCCCGGGAAGGTTTCGTGGAAGGCCTCGAAGAAGCGGGCTTCAAGGATGGGGAGACCATCCATATTGATTACCAGAATGCCCAGGCTGACCAGTCTAACCTGAATTCGATCGCCCAAAATATGAAGGGGCGCAAGGATTTAACTTTCGCCATTGCGACGCCCGCAGCCCAGGCTGCCCTCAATGCCGATAAGCAAACCCCTGTCCTATTTACAGCGGTAACGGATGCGGTCTCTGCTAACCTTGTGAAGTCCTTGGACCAACCGGGAACCAATGCTTCAGGAACCAGCGACATTGCCCCAGTGGAGAAAGCGGTGGACCTACTTTTGACGATCGATCCGTCGATTAAGACGGTGGGCATGCCTTACAATTCCAGCGAAGTGAATTCTGAAATCCAGTTTAAGGCTTTCAAAGACTATGCGGAAAGCAAGGGCCTGAAAGTGGAAGCACAAACGGTGACGACAACCAATGAAGTCCAGTCAGCGGTTACAGCCTTGGCCAAACGTGTGGATGGCATTTGCTTACCGACCGATAACACGATTGCCCAAACGATTCCGACAATTGGCAGTGTGGTCCGGGAAGCCAAAGTGCCAACCATCGGAGCTGAGAGCGCCCACTTAGAAGGTTGCTTAGCGACTTACGGGGTTAACTACAAGGATCTAGGCCGGCAGACGGCTGAAATGGCGGTTAAAATCCTCAAAGATGGCGCCGATGTCAGTCAAATTCCTGTCGAAAAAGCTAAGGATTATGAATTAGTAATAAATGAAGCCATGGCCAAAGACCTAGGGATTGACCCAGCACAGATTAAGAAGGGAGAATAA
- a CDS encoding shikimate kinase, with protein sequence MDRPLDQIAADINSDQRPLLKGRLDQLQVLYQERYPLYQAAADFHISNQGSLDQCLKTIIATYRKDGNHEILNS encoded by the coding sequence ATCGACCGCCCCCTGGACCAGATTGCTGCAGACATTAACAGCGACCAACGCCCCCTACTCAAGGGACGCCTGGACCAGCTCCAGGTCCTCTACCAAGAGCGCTACCCCCTCTACCAGGCAGCTGCTGATTTCCATATCTCCAACCAGGGCAGCCTGGACCAGTGCCTGAAAACCATTATAGCGACCTATCGAAAGGACGGAAACCATGAAATTCTTAATTCTTAA
- the aroF gene encoding 3-deoxy-7-phosphoheptulonate synthase codes for MIIVMKANVTAGDVKDVIDKIEDTGNKAVIIEGQEVDVIGIVGDTSRVDQSKLQANDTIAEVIRVSEPYKLANKAFHPEASQIKVRDQIIGGKELAIIAGPCSVEGEEQIVGTAKRVKAAGANMLRGGAYKPRTSPYSFQGLQSEGIRLLDLARRETGLPIVTELMAIEQLDEFVEHVDVIQIGARNMQNFSLLKELGKTDKPILLKRGLSATYQEWLMSAEYIMAEGNPNVILCERGIRTFETETRNCLDIQAVPLMKHKTHLPIIVDPSHAAGIAYMVPAGAKAGIAAGADGLIMEIHPDPKNAWSDGQQSLTPDQFDRLMEQIRVLAEVEGRTVPEGD; via the coding sequence ATGATTATTGTAATGAAAGCAAACGTGACAGCTGGCGATGTTAAAGATGTCATTGATAAAATCGAAGATACAGGTAACAAGGCCGTTATTATTGAAGGCCAAGAGGTTGATGTCATCGGGATTGTCGGAGATACTTCCCGCGTGGACCAATCCAAACTTCAGGCCAATGACACCATTGCGGAAGTTATCCGGGTCTCTGAACCGTATAAGTTAGCCAATAAGGCCTTCCACCCTGAAGCAAGTCAGATCAAGGTCCGCGACCAAATCATCGGCGGCAAGGAATTAGCTATTATTGCAGGCCCGTGCTCCGTTGAAGGGGAAGAACAGATTGTTGGGACAGCTAAGCGGGTGAAAGCAGCTGGGGCCAACATGCTTAGAGGGGGCGCCTACAAGCCAAGAACCTCACCATACAGCTTCCAAGGTTTACAGTCAGAAGGGATCCGCCTCTTGGACCTAGCCCGTCGTGAAACAGGACTGCCAATTGTTACCGAATTAATGGCCATTGAACAATTGGATGAATTCGTGGAACATGTGGACGTTATCCAAATTGGGGCCCGTAACATGCAGAACTTCTCCCTCTTAAAAGAATTAGGTAAGACCGACAAGCCTATCCTCTTAAAACGTGGCCTGAGCGCCACCTACCAAGAATGGTTAATGTCTGCTGAATACATCATGGCAGAAGGGAATCCAAATGTTATTCTCTGCGAACGCGGAATCCGGACCTTCGAAACTGAAACCCGGAACTGCCTAGATATTCAAGCGGTGCCATTGATGAAACATAAGACCCACCTGCCTATTATTGTGGACCCTTCACACGCGGCTGGGATTGCTTACATGGTACCTGCCGGAGCTAAGGCTGGGATTGCAGCGGGCGCTGACGGCTTGATCATGGAGATCCACCCTGATCCTAAGAATGCATGGAGCGATGGTCAACAGAGCTTGACCCCAGACCAATTCGACCGCTTGATGGAACAAATCCGTGTCCTTGCTGAAGTCGAAGGACGGACCGTACCAGAGGGCGACTAG
- a CDS encoding DUF2628 domain-containing protein, with the protein MTNEDLIDTATYRKEDLVKASAPKAYCTHCGYRLHEQASYCYNCDQDPSIGTAYCRRCGGSLLVGQKFCSRCGLAQAKSSQIHLERFPFAGETPAMQAEMEKIEASGERDKGRFNIWAFIFSGLWFCYQGLWEFGLILIALTCLPFAFWLKLVLITFFSGRYGIYIKYRYLKYGERLPNLAKLFH; encoded by the coding sequence ATGACAAATGAAGATTTAATCGATACAGCGACTTACCGCAAGGAGGACTTGGTAAAGGCAAGCGCCCCCAAGGCCTACTGTACCCACTGCGGTTACCGGCTCCATGAACAGGCCTCTTACTGCTATAATTGTGACCAGGATCCTTCGATAGGGACGGCTTACTGTCGGCGCTGTGGGGGCAGTCTCTTAGTGGGGCAGAAATTCTGTTCCCGTTGTGGGCTGGCCCAGGCGAAGTCATCCCAGATTCATTTGGAACGTTTTCCATTTGCCGGGGAGACACCAGCCATGCAAGCAGAGATGGAGAAGATTGAAGCCAGTGGGGAAAGAGACAAGGGACGCTTTAATATTTGGGCCTTTATCTTTAGCGGGCTTTGGTTTTGTTATCAGGGTTTGTGGGAATTCGGTCTCATTCTGATCGCTCTCACCTGTCTGCCTTTTGCCTTCTGGTTGAAGCTGGTCTTGATTACTTTCTTTTCAGGCCGCTACGGGATTTACATTAAGTACCGTTATCTCAAGTACGGTGAGCGCTTGCCTAACTTAGCAAAATTATTTCACTAA
- a CDS encoding ABC transporter ATP-binding protein — MTNLLELDQINKVFNPGSINENHVTKDLSLAIHDHDFISVIGSNGAGKSTLLNLIAGTIPVSSGRIRLRGEDITDRPAYKRAAGISRVFQDPQMGTARNLTIEENLAIAYKRGKRRGFGRSVTEDMRQLFRDQLSRVDLGLEDRLNTAASNLSGGQRQVLTLIMAILETPELLLLDEHTAALDPRTSEMVMGLTQLLIEENHLTSLMITHDMNDALAYGNRLIMLHDGRIVVDVKGEDKAKLSVEDLMELFKENVGNQLRDDDLLLKA; from the coding sequence ATGACGAACTTACTAGAACTTGACCAGATTAATAAGGTTTTCAATCCAGGAAGTATTAATGAAAACCATGTGACTAAAGATTTGTCCCTCGCCATCCATGACCATGACTTTATCTCTGTGATTGGTTCCAATGGGGCAGGCAAGTCAACCTTACTCAACCTGATTGCAGGAACGATTCCAGTGTCTTCTGGGCGGATCCGCCTGCGCGGTGAAGATATTACGGACCGGCCTGCCTACAAGCGGGCCGCTGGAATCAGCCGGGTCTTCCAAGATCCACAAATGGGGACTGCCCGTAATCTGACCATTGAAGAGAACCTTGCCATCGCATACAAACGGGGCAAACGTCGGGGCTTCGGCCGGTCTGTAACAGAAGACATGCGCCAGCTCTTCCGTGACCAGCTCAGCCGGGTCGACTTGGGCCTTGAAGACCGCTTGAACACCGCTGCATCTAACTTGTCTGGGGGCCAGCGCCAAGTCCTAACCCTGATCATGGCCATCCTCGAAACGCCCGAGCTCTTACTCTTGGATGAGCACACGGCGGCCCTCGACCCGCGGACTAGTGAGATGGTGATGGGCTTAACCCAGCTTCTGATTGAGGAGAACCACTTAACTTCTCTCATGATCACCCATGACATGAATGATGCTCTGGCTTACGGCAACCGTCTGATCATGCTCCATGATGGCCGCATTGTTGTCGATGTCAAAGGGGAAGACAAGGCCAAATTATCGGTTGAAGACTTGATGGAACTCTTCAAGGAGAATGTCGGTAACCAATTGCGTGATGACGACTTGCTCTTAAAAGCTTAA